ACGCATGGCAGGTGAGAAGATGTGCTGTTCCTATTTCTTTTATGCTCATGATGGTGAACTCATACTTTTCTACCTGTGACATCGCCTTGTTCAAAACTTCAAAGAACCTGTTTCCCCATCGGTAAAGGTTTTCCCAGTCTTTTTTTCTTTCGTAGATGGCAAGTTTTGCAAAGTAAGGATCGGGGTTTTCCGAGAAAGCCTTCAGTGCAATATCTATCAGTTCTTCGCCTTTTTCAAGAAAGCCTCTTGTTATCAGTTCCATTCCGAAAATATAGAGAAATTCCAGACCTATTGCCGGTACTTTTCCAACCTTTTTTATTTCCTGCAAAATCTGCCAGGCGATTTTGTTTTCTTCGTGCTTCTTACCACCTACCTTTTCTGTCTTATAAAGCTGTATCAAATAGTATATCTTTTCTATAGGATCTTTCACCGTCTCGAGGTGTTTTCTTATGAGCGTTGCGGTTCGTTCGTATTTTTTCCTCTTCAGTTTCCTGGTCCAGATGTAACCGTAGTGGTATACTCTGAACGGGGCATGAACCACTTTCGGCTTGTAGACAGCCTGGTTGTGAACAATGTTTTTGTAGTACACTGTCCCGTTTCTGAATATCCTTGGAGTCGAGGCCACTTCTGTTTTTTTGAAATCCCAGTCCAGATAATTCACCGTTGGAAGATAGATGGTGTTCACATCGTCTGGAAGATTTTTCAGAAAGTCCCTTATGTTTCTTCTGAACTCTTCAGAAACTTCTTCGTCTGCATCCAGTATGAGAATCCACTCACAGGTAGGAAATTTCAAAGAGAAATTTCTTGCTTCAGAAAAGTCGTTTTTCCACTCATAAAAATAGAGCCTATCGGTGTACTCTTTTACGATCTCGGGTGTTCTGTCTGTAGAGCCGGTGTCGATCACTACGATCTCGTCTGCAACATCTTTGATACTCTCGAGTACCCTTCTTATGTTGTGTTCTTCATCTTTCACTATCATCGCAACGGAAAGAAGGCATTTTCTCACACTCTCACCTCAACAGGATATTTCTACAAATTCGACGTTTTGTCCTTAAACAAAAATAAAGGGGGCATGCGCCCCCTTGTTGTCAGAGTGCCAAACTTTATCTCATCAATTGGAGGACGTTCTGCGGGAGTGTGTTGGACTGAGCAAGCATCGCCATGCTGGACTGGAGCAGGATCTGCTGCTTGGTGAACTCCATCATCTCTTTTGCCATGTCTGCGTCTCTGATTCTGGATTCTGCAGCTGTGAGGTTCTCTGCGGCAACACCGAGGTTGGAGATGGTGTGTTCGAGCCTGTTCTGGATAGCACCGAGTGCTGCCCTTGCTGTGCTCACCCTGTGAATCGCAGCGTCTATGACCATGATGGCCCTTTCTGCACTGTCCTGATCGGTGACTTTGAGGGATGCAGATGTCAATCCAAGTGCTGCTGCACTCATATCATCGATACCGGCAACCATGTTGTGGCCCTCGTTGGCTCCGATCTGGAAGATGAGCTGAGAGGCCGATGTGTAAACAGCTTCCACCCTCACAACGGCACTGTCGACTACTTCGTTAGATGGCAGAGCTCCTCCGAAGTCACTTATGCTGAGAACGTTTGTATCCCATGTGAAGGTGATATTTCCAAGCGCAGCCGCACCCGCTGTTATGGTGGCAATGGTAGAGGTATAACCTCCAACGGTGAACAGAGTGATCTTGACATCAAGTTCGGATGTGACCGCTCCCTGGAATTGTCCGATTTCGATAACGTATGTTCCTTCAACAGCAGCCGAGGACACAGCACCCAACTGAACGTTTATGTTTCCACCCGTCACAACTTTCGCATCGACTTCACTTCTGAAGCTTTCCAGTTTTCCATCAAGGAGTTTCTTTGTGTTGAACTCTGTTGTTCTTGCTATTCTATCGATCTCTTCTCTGAGCTGATCAATTTCCTTCTGGATCTGTTCTCTATCAACGTCGGTGTTGGTGTCGGATGCTGCCTGGACTGCAAGTTCTCTCATTCTCTGAAGGATTGAGTGTACCTCTGTGAGTGCTCCTTCTGCTGTCTGGATCAGGGAGATAGCGTCTTGAGCGTTTTTGATTGCCATGTTCAGACCCTTGATCTGGCCTCTCATCTTTTCGCTGATGGCAAGACCTGCTGCGTCGTCACCAGCTCTGTTGATCCTCAGACCAGAGGAGAGTCTTTCAAGGGTTTTTCCCATGCTGTACTGTGTCTGACTGATGTTCCTCCAGGCGTTCAACGCACTGATGTTGTGATTGATCCTCATGAACCACTCACCTCCGTGTGAAAGTCTTTACTTCCCTGTACCCGGCGCCGGGTTTTCCATTATTTTTAATCGGAAGCCTTTCAGGGGATTTTAATGTTAAATGTTTGTAACGGTCAGAGTGGTAGAATGTCTTCGAGACAAGTTCTGAAAGGAGGAAAGAGTATGAGTTTCGTCTCGGACAGAGCAAAGGTCGGTAAAAACGTAAAGATAGGGCAGAATGTGGTGATAGAGGACGATGTGGTAATAGAGGATAACGTGGTGATAGGACACAACGTGGTGATCAGAAAAGGAACGAAGATCGGTGGTGGATGTGTTGTGTTTGACGGAACCATTCTTGGA
This genomic window from Thermotoga sp. SG1 contains:
- the flgL gene encoding flagellar hook-associated protein FlgL; this encodes MRINHNISALNAWRNISQTQYSMGKTLERLSSGLRINRAGDDAAGLAISEKMRGQIKGLNMAIKNAQDAISLIQTAEGALTEVHSILQRMRELAVQAASDTNTDVDREQIQKEIDQLREEIDRIARTTEFNTKKLLDGKLESFRSEVDAKVVTGGNINVQLGAVSSAAVEGTYVIEIGQFQGAVTSELDVKITLFTVGGYTSTIATITAGAAALGNITFTWDTNVLSISDFGGALPSNEVVDSAVVRVEAVYTSASQLIFQIGANEGHNMVAGIDDMSAAALGLTSASLKVTDQDSAERAIMVIDAAIHRVSTARAALGAIQNRLEHTISNLGVAAENLTAAESRIRDADMAKEMMEFTKQQILLQSSMAMLAQSNTLPQNVLQLMR